In Ochrobactrum sp. Marseille-Q0166, a single genomic region encodes these proteins:
- the argS gene encoding arginine--tRNA ligase, with the protein MNIFADFDARIKKTLQDIDLKTKDGGDLDLSRISVEPPRDASHGDIATNAAMVLSKAVGQNPRELAAAIADALKADADVATVDVAGPGFINLRLKDAYWQRELQGMLNEATDFGRSKLGNGTKVNVEYVSANPTGPMHVGHCRGAVVGDVLANLLKFAGFDVTKEYYINDAGAQIDVLASSAMLRYREALGENIGEIPAGLYPGDYLVPVGEALAKEFGKTLLEMPDEEALVLVKERTINAMMAMIRADLEALNVHHDVFYSERTLHADHARAIRAAINDLTLKGHVYKGKLPPPKGQLPEEWEDREQTLFRSTEVGDDIDRPLMKSDGSFTYFAADVAYFKDKYDRGFNEMIYVLGADHGGYVKRLEAVARAVSDGKAKLTVLLCQLVKLFRDGEPVRMSKRSGEFITLRDVVDEVGRDPVRFMMLYRKNDAPLDFDFAKVTEQSKDNPVFYVQYASARCHSVFRQAVDQLGLSDLDRVSLGAHLHKLTDESEIALIRKLAEYPRLIESAASHQEPHRLAFYLYDLASALHSQWNKGTENPDLRFIKVNDPELSLARLGLVQVVSDVLTSGLTIIGADAPTEMR; encoded by the coding sequence ATGAATATCTTTGCAGATTTCGACGCACGTATCAAAAAAACGTTGCAAGATATTGATCTGAAAACGAAAGATGGCGGCGATCTCGATTTGTCGCGTATCAGCGTAGAACCACCGCGCGACGCATCGCATGGTGATATTGCAACCAATGCCGCAATGGTGCTTTCCAAGGCTGTTGGTCAGAATCCCCGTGAGCTTGCAGCTGCTATTGCCGATGCGCTGAAGGCTGATGCTGACGTTGCAACGGTTGATGTCGCGGGCCCCGGCTTTATCAATCTGCGCCTGAAAGATGCTTACTGGCAGCGTGAGCTGCAGGGGATGCTCAATGAAGCGACTGATTTTGGTCGCTCGAAGTTGGGCAATGGCACCAAGGTCAATGTCGAATATGTTTCAGCGAATCCGACCGGCCCGATGCATGTTGGCCATTGTCGCGGTGCTGTTGTGGGCGACGTTCTTGCAAATTTGCTGAAATTTGCAGGCTTTGACGTCACCAAAGAATACTACATCAATGATGCGGGCGCACAGATTGATGTACTCGCCAGTTCTGCGATGTTGCGTTATCGCGAAGCGCTGGGCGAAAACATCGGTGAAATTCCTGCGGGCCTTTATCCGGGCGATTATCTGGTGCCGGTTGGGGAGGCGCTCGCCAAAGAGTTTGGCAAGACGCTTCTGGAAATGCCGGACGAAGAAGCGCTTGTGCTCGTCAAGGAGCGCACTATCAACGCGATGATGGCGATGATTCGTGCTGATCTTGAGGCACTCAATGTTCATCATGACGTATTCTATTCTGAACGCACACTGCATGCAGACCATGCACGCGCGATCCGGGCCGCAATCAACGACCTGACACTCAAAGGCCATGTCTATAAGGGCAAACTTCCACCACCAAAGGGCCAACTGCCTGAAGAGTGGGAAGATCGCGAGCAGACCTTGTTCCGGTCGACGGAAGTAGGGGACGATATCGATCGTCCGCTGATGAAATCGGACGGTTCTTTCACCTATTTTGCTGCCGATGTCGCCTATTTCAAAGACAAATATGACCGTGGTTTCAATGAGATGATCTATGTGCTAGGCGCAGATCATGGCGGCTACGTCAAGCGCCTTGAAGCTGTAGCGCGCGCGGTTTCCGACGGCAAAGCAAAGCTGACTGTGTTGCTTTGCCAGTTGGTCAAGCTGTTCCGCGACGGCGAACCGGTCCGTATGTCGAAACGTTCGGGCGAGTTCATCACGCTGCGCGATGTGGTCGATGAAGTGGGTCGTGATCCTGTCCGTTTCATGATGCTTTACCGGAAGAACGATGCGCCGCTCGATTTCGATTTTGCAAAGGTAACAGAGCAGTCGAAAGACAATCCGGTCTTCTACGTGCAATATGCTTCCGCACGCTGCCACTCTGTCTTCCGTCAGGCAGTTGATCAGCTGGGCCTGAGTGATCTGGACCGTGTTTCACTGGGCGCACATCTTCACAAGCTAACTGATGAGAGCGAAATCGCGCTCATCCGCAAGCTTGCGGAATATCCACGTCTGATCGAATCTGCTGCGAGCCATCAAGAGCCACATCGCCTTGCTTTTTACCTTTATGACCTTGCCAGCGCGCTGCATTCGCAATGGAATAAGGGTACAGAAAACCCAGACTTACGTTTTATTAAGGTTAACGATCCAGAATTGTCTCTAGCAAGGCTAGGGCTGGTGCAGGTCGTTTCCGATGTTCTTACTTCTGGTTTGACGATTATCGGTGCGGATGCTCCAACGGAAATGCGCTAA
- a CDS encoding deoxyguanosinetriphosphate triphosphohydrolase: MSAEGIGQLEGIGFGYRERAPYACNPTLSRGRLVSEPESATRTPFQRDRDRIIHSTAFRRLKHKTQVFIAHEGDHYRTRLTHTIEVAQIARALARALRLDEDLAEAVALVHDFGHTPFGHTGEDALNERMQPYGGFDHNAQSLRIVTKLEHRYADFDGLNLSWETLEGLVKHNGPLLGQFASHNDGPVPQPILDFNERYDLELSRFASLEAQCAAIADDIAYNAHDIDDGLRSGLLTLGALDAVPLTKRLLDIVRARYPALDAVRTGHELVRRQITIMVEDVIAESQRRITSANPRSVEEVHSQPRALVSFSDEMRDEEKVLKRFLFKNLYFHDSVVVRRHAADKIVQDLFDISFEKPSIMPAEWQSGMETLDDAGRARRVADYLAGMTDNYAMREHRRLFDHTPDLA; the protein is encoded by the coding sequence ATGTCTGCTGAAGGAATAGGGCAACTTGAAGGAATTGGCTTCGGCTATCGCGAACGGGCGCCCTATGCCTGCAATCCGACCTTGAGCCGTGGGCGGTTGGTATCAGAGCCGGAAAGCGCAACACGCACACCCTTTCAGCGGGATCGCGATAGAATTATTCATTCCACCGCTTTTCGTCGTCTTAAGCATAAGACACAGGTTTTTATCGCACATGAGGGCGATCATTACCGCACCCGTCTAACCCACACGATCGAAGTGGCGCAGATTGCGCGTGCGCTAGCGCGTGCCCTGCGGCTCGATGAGGATCTGGCCGAAGCTGTTGCCCTTGTTCATGATTTTGGCCACACGCCGTTCGGCCATACTGGCGAAGATGCGCTCAATGAGCGGATGCAACCTTACGGCGGCTTTGATCATAATGCGCAGTCTCTGCGCATCGTAACAAAGCTTGAGCATCGCTATGCTGATTTTGACGGTCTGAACCTCTCATGGGAAACGCTCGAAGGGCTGGTTAAGCACAATGGACCGCTACTTGGTCAATTTGCGTCTCATAACGATGGGCCTGTTCCACAACCCATTCTTGATTTCAATGAGCGCTATGATCTCGAACTGTCGCGCTTTGCAAGTCTTGAGGCGCAATGCGCAGCAATCGCCGATGATATAGCTTATAATGCCCATGATATCGATGATGGTCTGCGTTCTGGTCTGTTGACACTTGGGGCGCTTGACGCAGTGCCGCTGACCAAACGGTTGCTTGATATCGTCAGAGCGCGTTATCCTGCTCTTGATGCCGTACGTACCGGACATGAACTGGTGCGTCGGCAGATCACGATCATGGTTGAGGACGTGATTGCGGAATCCCAGCGCCGTATCACGAGCGCAAATCCACGAAGCGTTGAAGAGGTCCATTCGCAGCCACGCGCGCTCGTGAGCTTCTCGGATGAAATGCGGGATGAAGAAAAAGTTCTGAAACGCTTTTTGTTCAAGAACCTCTACTTTCACGACAGTGTTGTGGTTCGCAGGCATGCTGCCGATAAAATCGTTCAAGACCTGTTTGATATTTCATTTGAAAAGCCGTCGATCATGCCTGCCGAGTGGCAATCAGGCATGGAAACGCTTGATGACGCAGGCCGCGCACGCCGCGTTGCCGATTATCTGGCAGGCATGACTGACAATTATGCCATGCGCGAACACCGACGATTGTTTGACCACACACCCGATTTAGCTTAA
- the erpA gene encoding iron-sulfur cluster insertion protein ErpA — protein MTGITVSESAARRIAKIIGSEPGKTALRVSVEGGGCSGFSYKYDLVDDQSDDDIVIEKLGARVLIDSISVPYMDGSEIDFVDDLMGQSFQIRNPNATASCGCGTSFAI, from the coding sequence ATGACAGGCATTACCGTTTCTGAATCCGCAGCCAGGCGGATTGCAAAAATTATCGGTTCCGAACCGGGAAAGACAGCGCTTCGCGTTTCGGTCGAAGGCGGCGGCTGTTCCGGCTTCTCTTACAAATACGATCTCGTAGATGACCAATCCGACGATGACATCGTGATTGAAAAGCTCGGTGCCAGGGTGCTGATCGATTCAATTTCTGTGCCGTATATGGACGGATCGGAAATCGACTTTGTTGACGATCTGATGGGTCAATCCTTCCAGATACGCAACCCGAACGCCACGGCATCATGCGGTTGCGGCACAAGCTTCGCGATCTGA
- a CDS encoding tellurite resistance TerB family protein: protein MFDAKKLLDQFLGSQIPGMSGSVRDKAGQATDLAKKNPLATGAIAAAILGTKTGRKLAGNVATAGGIAAIAGLGYLAYKNYKSGQSPQAAEQPTAKEPELLPPPADSPFHPQSPAMSNSFALTLIQAMIAAAKADGHIDDAERARIMEKVQISGLDNEAEAFFEKELADPIDIDALVAAAKTEEQKVELYTASRLTIDPDSRAERGYLDMLAGRLGLPDALVDHIDATVSSVKA, encoded by the coding sequence ATGTTCGACGCCAAAAAGCTTCTCGATCAGTTTCTGGGATCGCAAATTCCGGGCATGTCAGGAAGCGTTCGTGACAAAGCAGGGCAGGCCACCGATCTCGCGAAGAAAAACCCTTTGGCTACGGGGGCAATAGCGGCTGCAATTTTAGGCACAAAAACCGGACGCAAGCTTGCCGGTAATGTAGCGACCGCTGGCGGTATCGCTGCAATCGCCGGCCTTGGTTATCTCGCCTATAAGAATTATAAATCCGGCCAGTCGCCGCAGGCGGCAGAACAGCCCACAGCAAAAGAGCCGGAATTGCTTCCGCCGCCAGCCGATTCTCCTTTTCATCCGCAATCTCCCGCAATGAGCAACTCTTTCGCGCTTACACTCATTCAGGCGATGATTGCAGCTGCCAAGGCAGACGGCCATATTGATGACGCGGAACGTGCGCGCATCATGGAGAAGGTTCAGATTTCGGGTCTCGATAATGAGGCCGAAGCATTTTTTGAGAAAGAATTGGCTGACCCGATAGATATTGATGCGCTTGTCGCAGCCGCAAAAACCGAAGAACAAAAGGTTGAGCTTTACACAGCATCGCGCCTGACCATTGATCCGGACAGCCGCGCAGAGCGCGGTTATCTCGATATGCTGGCTGGGCGTCTTGGCCTGCCGGATGCGCTGGTCGATCACATCGACGCGACGGTCTCTTCTGTTAAAGCCTGA
- the xth gene encoding exodeoxyribonuclease III — translation MKIATWNINGVKARIENLQHWLKESSPDIACLQEIKSVDDQFPRLEIEALGYHVETHGQKGFNGVAILSKKSPEEVNRGLPGDDDDEQARFIEAVFSTDSGVLRVVSLYLPNGNPIDTEKFPYKLSWMQRLEVWAKSRLALEEPLVLAGDYNVIPEPYDAKNPQQWLGDALFQPQSRQAFRRLENLGFTEAVRAATDDEGVYTFWDYQAGAWQKNNGIRIDHLMLSPEAANHFVSTDIEKHVRAWEKPSDHVPVMVTLSV, via the coding sequence ATGAAAATCGCGACATGGAACATTAATGGCGTCAAGGCGCGTATCGAAAACCTTCAGCATTGGTTGAAGGAATCGTCGCCTGACATCGCTTGCCTTCAGGAAATCAAGTCAGTGGACGATCAGTTCCCACGGCTCGAGATCGAAGCACTCGGCTATCACGTCGAAACGCATGGCCAAAAAGGGTTTAACGGCGTCGCGATCCTCTCGAAAAAATCTCCTGAGGAAGTCAATCGCGGCCTTCCCGGCGATGATGACGATGAACAAGCTCGTTTTATCGAAGCCGTTTTTTCGACGGATAGTGGCGTTTTGCGCGTCGTGTCACTTTATCTGCCAAATGGCAATCCAATTGATACGGAGAAGTTTCCGTACAAGCTTTCTTGGATGCAGCGCCTCGAAGTGTGGGCAAAAAGCAGACTTGCATTGGAAGAGCCGCTTGTTCTTGCAGGTGACTACAATGTTATTCCCGAACCCTATGATGCGAAAAATCCGCAACAATGGCTGGGCGACGCGCTGTTTCAGCCCCAATCACGTCAAGCATTCCGCCGATTGGAAAATCTGGGCTTCACCGAGGCAGTCAGGGCTGCAACGGATGATGAAGGTGTTTATACATTCTGGGATTATCAGGCCGGTGCCTGGCAGAAAAACAACGGTATCCGCATCGATCATCTGATGCTGTCGCCGGAAGCTGCCAACCACTTTGTTTCAACTGACATCGAAAAGCATGTCAGAGCATGGGAAAAGCCGTCAGACCATGTGCCTGTCATGGTAACACTATCCGTCTGA
- a CDS encoding tetratricopeptide repeat protein, producing MRVRSFSYPLIAAALGLAIVCNSASAFDLNDDSEKSRSPFELFKFGFSAYKSGHKDEAIKALRYAADRGHQGAKWKLARMYADGDGVTENDYEAYQIFEKIVRDGAEPGSENEPYVADALVALAGYVKSGIPGSPVKSNPKFARNLYVQAASNFGDPAAQFELGKMLLDGEGGEPNPMQAARWFQLSAKKGNASAQAMLGNMLFQAGKTVRGLALLTAAFERCPTEDCAWIRDMQEQAFSIAGEADRRNAVALSSNMAAKGDF from the coding sequence ATGCGTGTCCGCAGTTTTTCATATCCCCTCATCGCTGCGGCACTTGGCTTAGCCATTGTCTGCAACAGCGCCTCTGCCTTTGATTTGAACGATGACTCCGAGAAATCGCGCAGCCCGTTTGAACTCTTCAAGTTTGGTTTTTCTGCTTATAAGAGCGGTCATAAGGATGAGGCCATCAAGGCGCTGCGTTATGCTGCTGATCGGGGTCATCAGGGTGCCAAGTGGAAGCTCGCACGCATGTATGCCGATGGCGATGGCGTGACTGAGAATGACTACGAAGCCTATCAGATTTTCGAAAAGATTGTCCGTGATGGAGCTGAACCGGGCTCTGAGAACGAACCTTATGTCGCTGATGCACTCGTTGCACTTGCCGGTTATGTGAAGAGCGGCATTCCTGGCTCTCCGGTTAAATCCAATCCCAAGTTTGCGCGTAACCTCTATGTGCAGGCTGCGTCGAATTTTGGCGATCCTGCAGCGCAGTTCGAGCTTGGCAAGATGCTTCTTGATGGAGAGGGCGGAGAGCCTAATCCCATGCAGGCTGCACGTTGGTTCCAGCTTTCCGCCAAGAAGGGAAATGCCAGTGCGCAAGCCATGCTGGGCAATATGCTTTTCCAGGCTGGCAAAACCGTCCGTGGCCTTGCGCTGCTGACCGCAGCCTTTGAGCGTTGCCCGACAGAGGATTGCGCTTGGATACGCGATATGCAGGAACAGGCGTTTTCGATTGCCGGTGAAGCTGATCGCCGCAACGCAGTTGCACTTTCCAGCAATATGGCTGCCAAGGGCGATTTCTGA
- a CDS encoding thermonuclease family protein, which yields MARRRRDYKRSYASKRRKNTRNIRSILLTLLIFLALIVIIISLPENRQQGDTLTGPVYVIDGDTVVLNKVHIRLAGIDAPEMQQSCQVDHRDYFCGKDARKALLGEINGRTIRCETLGLDKYERTLGTCYLNETNLNQWMVEQGWAVSYGGYHEEEAIARRDKRGIWAGRFETPRRWREDHQKPDTEPESGHHAGSSDIISDMIYYIKNHIMDLLNAIRSGALPKQ from the coding sequence ATGGCCCGCAGGCGGCGCGATTATAAGCGTTCCTACGCATCAAAAAGGCGAAAGAATACACGAAATATCCGTAGTATCCTTTTGACTTTGCTAATATTTTTAGCACTCATAGTCATCATCATCTCGCTGCCGGAAAATCGACAACAAGGAGATACCCTGACTGGCCCCGTTTATGTCATTGACGGTGACACGGTTGTTTTGAACAAGGTTCATATTCGCCTGGCAGGAATAGACGCACCGGAAATGCAGCAGAGTTGCCAAGTTGATCACCGTGATTACTTTTGCGGCAAAGATGCCCGAAAAGCTTTGCTTGGCGAGATCAATGGCAGAACGATTCGATGTGAAACGCTGGGGCTCGACAAATATGAACGCACTTTGGGGACATGTTATCTTAACGAGACAAACCTCAATCAGTGGATGGTTGAACAGGGCTGGGCCGTTTCATACGGCGGTTATCACGAAGAGGAAGCTATCGCTCGTCGGGACAAACGCGGGATATGGGCAGGTCGCTTTGAAACACCGCGTCGTTGGCGAGAAGACCATCAGAAGCCGGATACGGAACCAGAATCCGGGCATCACGCGGGATCATCCGATATAATCAGCGACATGATTTATTACATCAAGAACCATATTATGGATCTGCTGAATGCAATCAGGTCGGGAGCTTTGCCGAAACAATGA
- a CDS encoding uracil-DNA glycosylase family protein: protein MKNIHALRQSIQTCRICRDMPLFLPPLPHEPNPVCIISNTPRIAICGQAPGIRVHNTSLPFNDPSGDRLRHWLGTTREEFYDPALFAIVPMGFCFPGYDKHGGDLPPRRECRQTWHDRVFASMPQLEFILVVGQYAMAYHLPQSRKTNLTETVRNWRSFMESTNAAGRTVLPLPHPSWRNSGWLKRNPWFDAEVVPALQKRVRKLINTGNNF, encoded by the coding sequence ATGAAAAATATTCACGCGTTGAGGCAGTCTATACAGACATGCCGCATTTGTCGCGATATGCCTCTGTTCCTACCGCCTTTGCCACATGAACCCAATCCGGTCTGTATAATTTCAAATACTCCACGCATCGCCATATGTGGGCAAGCACCCGGGATTCGCGTTCATAATACATCCCTGCCATTTAACGACCCTTCCGGTGATCGCCTGCGACATTGGCTCGGCACTACACGCGAAGAATTTTATGATCCTGCGCTTTTCGCGATCGTACCGATGGGGTTTTGCTTTCCCGGTTATGACAAGCATGGCGGCGATCTTCCTCCGCGCCGCGAATGTCGGCAAACGTGGCACGATCGCGTTTTCGCCTCTATGCCACAGCTCGAATTCATCCTGGTCGTCGGTCAATATGCGATGGCATATCATCTGCCACAATCGCGCAAAACCAATCTCACTGAAACGGTTCGTAATTGGCGCAGCTTTATGGAATCGACAAATGCTGCAGGTCGAACCGTTTTGCCGCTTCCTCATCCTTCGTGGCGCAACAGTGGCTGGCTAAAGCGAAATCCATGGTTTGATGCAGAAGTGGTGCCTGCTTTGCAGAAAAGAGTACGCAAACTCATTAATACGGGAAATAATTTTTAG
- a CDS encoding Lrp/AsnC family transcriptional regulator, whose translation MDRLDRKILRLLQEDATLAVADVAKKVGLSTTPCWRRIQKLEEDGVIKRRVAILDPVRINARVTVFVSVRTSSHSNEWLKRFSEVVQEFPEVIEFYRMSGDVDYLLRVAVPDIAAYDAFYKRLISKIEIRDVSSSFAMEQIKYTTELPLDYMVLDKENN comes from the coding sequence ATGGACAGGCTAGACAGAAAGATTCTGCGCTTATTGCAGGAAGACGCAACACTGGCGGTAGCTGATGTCGCAAAGAAGGTTGGCCTATCCACAACCCCTTGCTGGCGCCGTATCCAGAAGCTTGAGGAAGATGGCGTTATCAAACGCCGGGTCGCCATCCTCGATCCTGTACGCATCAATGCACGGGTAACGGTATTTGTTTCTGTGCGCACCAGCTCTCACAGCAATGAATGGCTGAAACGCTTCTCGGAAGTTGTGCAGGAATTTCCAGAAGTCATCGAGTTTTATCGCATGAGCGGTGATGTCGATTATTTGTTGCGTGTGGCCGTACCTGACATTGCTGCCTATGACGCGTTTTATAAGCGACTGATCAGCAAAATTGAAATTCGCGATGTGTCTTCATCTTTTGCGATGGAGCAGATCAAGTACACGACCGAGCTGCCGCTGGATTACATGGTGCTCGACAAAGAAAACAATTAA
- the cobT gene encoding nicotinate-nucleotide--dimethylbenzimidazole phosphoribosyltransferase → MSASGLPFDDFRELIRNLPGPDLGAEAAVRERESALTKPAGSLGQLEEIAAWLAAWTGKSIPQINRPLVAVFAANHGVTAKNITPFPSSVTAQMVENFAAGGAAINQLCIAYDLGLKVFDLALEHPTGDITEEAAMDERTCAATMAFGMEGIAGGTDLLCIGEMGIGNTTIAAAIALALFGGAAEDWVGPGTGSTGELLQRKLAAVRAAVNLHQDHLKDPLEVLRRLGGRELAAMAGAILAARMEKIPVIVDGFVASAAAAVLYAANPTALDHCLFGHVSAEPGHKLLLEKMGKKPLLDLGMRLGEGTGAAIAAGIVKAAALCHSGMATFEQAGVTGSTK, encoded by the coding sequence ATGAGCGCCAGTGGCCTTCCTTTTGACGATTTTCGTGAACTTATCCGTAATCTGCCGGGACCTGATCTTGGTGCTGAAGCAGCGGTGCGCGAACGGGAATCGGCATTGACAAAGCCTGCTGGTTCGCTTGGCCAACTGGAAGAGATTGCTGCTTGGCTTGCAGCATGGACTGGCAAATCGATTCCGCAGATTAATCGTCCGCTGGTAGCCGTTTTTGCAGCAAACCATGGTGTGACCGCAAAGAATATCACACCATTTCCTTCCAGTGTTACCGCACAGATGGTTGAGAATTTTGCAGCAGGTGGTGCCGCAATAAATCAGCTCTGTATCGCATATGATCTCGGTCTCAAGGTGTTCGATCTCGCCCTCGAGCATCCGACAGGAGACATCACCGAGGAAGCCGCGATGGATGAACGCACTTGTGCAGCAACCATGGCTTTCGGGATGGAAGGAATCGCTGGCGGGACCGATCTGTTATGCATTGGCGAAATGGGGATTGGCAACACAACGATAGCCGCTGCAATTGCACTCGCACTTTTTGGTGGCGCTGCTGAAGATTGGGTTGGGCCGGGTACTGGTTCAACAGGTGAATTGTTGCAGCGCAAGCTTGCAGCAGTGCGCGCAGCAGTTAACCTGCATCAGGATCACCTCAAGGATCCGCTGGAAGTTTTGCGTCGCCTTGGTGGCCGCGAATTGGCAGCTATGGCAGGTGCAATTCTGGCAGCGCGCATGGAAAAGATTCCCGTTATCGTTGATGGCTTTGTGGCAAGTGCGGCCGCTGCAGTTCTTTATGCGGCAAATCCGACAGCGCTTGACCATTGCCTGTTCGGTCATGTTTCGGCCGAGCCGGGTCACAAACTGCTTCTGGAGAAGATGGGCAAGAAGCCGCTTCTTGATCTCGGAATGCGTCTTGGCGAGGGGACGGGGGCAGCGATTGCCGCCGGTATTGTTAAGGCAGCAGCGCTCTGCCACAGTGGAATGGCAACATTTGAACAGGCTGGCGTCACAGGTTCCACAAAATGA
- a CDS encoding adenosylcobinamide-GDP ribazoletransferase, giving the protein MQRNSFITDTVRSLGFLSRLPLPHNWLKDTDASQGDSLKQSLRAFPLAGAILGLLAAIVLLISNELNLPALVSSLMAVGALAAMTGALHEDGLGDTADGFFGATKRERRLEIMKDSRIGTFAAMTLIIWTGLKVALLAAIIERAGPCYAALALVGTEAASRAAMLAIWYGLPSARPGGLSDNLGQPSWESVVCGCSLGLFILAITSIPVAGFAGFVKTLFFSVVLVLAFAKLCISKIGGQTGDTLGATQQICALTVLFGLVSGL; this is encoded by the coding sequence TTGCAGCGAAATAGCTTTATAACAGACACAGTTCGCTCTCTGGGCTTCCTCAGCCGACTGCCGCTTCCGCACAACTGGTTAAAAGACACTGATGCTTCTCAGGGCGATTCGCTTAAACAAAGTCTTCGTGCATTTCCATTAGCGGGCGCTATCCTCGGTCTGCTTGCAGCTATCGTTCTTCTCATATCAAACGAACTGAACTTGCCAGCGCTTGTTTCCAGCCTCATGGCCGTGGGTGCACTCGCCGCTATGACAGGTGCGCTCCATGAGGACGGTTTGGGCGATACAGCGGACGGATTTTTCGGCGCAACCAAACGAGAGCGACGCCTCGAAATAATGAAAGACTCGCGTATTGGCACCTTTGCAGCCATGACGCTTATCATCTGGACTGGTCTTAAAGTCGCTCTGCTGGCTGCAATTATCGAACGTGCTGGGCCGTGTTACGCGGCTCTCGCCCTTGTCGGAACAGAGGCCGCAAGCCGAGCAGCGATGCTTGCCATCTGGTATGGCCTTCCATCTGCACGTCCCGGCGGCCTTTCCGACAATCTGGGACAGCCCAGCTGGGAAAGCGTTGTCTGCGGCTGTTCGCTCGGCCTCTTCATACTGGCAATAACCAGCATACCTGTTGCAGGCTTTGCAGGCTTTGTGAAAACATTGTTTTTCAGCGTTGTATTAGTGTTAGCTTTTGCGAAGCTCTGCATATCCAAGATTGGCGGACAAACAGGCGACACACTGGGAGCCACGCAACAGATTTGCGCTCTCACCGTGCTGTTTGGTCTTGTCAGCGGACTTTGA
- a CDS encoding DUF1289 domain-containing protein, whose protein sequence is MNMATIESPCILVCVIDHHSGFCLGCARTLEEIATWSAMDNGARRTVMALLPARHEKMKKKED, encoded by the coding sequence ATGAACATGGCAACAATTGAATCTCCATGTATTCTGGTATGCGTGATAGACCACCACTCGGGCTTTTGCTTGGGCTGTGCGCGAACGCTTGAAGAAATCGCCACATGGTCCGCCATGGACAACGGTGCACGGCGGACAGTGATGGCGCTTTTACCAGCGCGCCATGAAAAAATGAAAAAGAAAGAAGACTGA
- a CDS encoding TIGR02281 family clan AA aspartic protease, whose protein sequence is MGRLFWIVIAAIAVVILLLMANNESGTTLGLANDAFGQAAYMGIWGVVLAAGILGSGIRLSDFARNMAVWAVIILALVAAYQYRYELQDVGSRITAGLIPGSPISGRALDGSLTVTLAKSANGHFEVNGRVNGARVYFLVDTGASSVVLSQEDAERAGIDTSSLVYNVPINTANGRASAASVTITNLQIGDIERQNIRAMVTQEGLMTGSLLGMNFLQTLGGFSVRGDQLIMMD, encoded by the coding sequence ATGGGGCGTTTGTTCTGGATCGTAATTGCAGCAATCGCGGTCGTCATCTTGCTGCTGATGGCCAACAACGAGAGCGGTACAACACTCGGCCTCGCCAATGATGCCTTTGGCCAAGCTGCGTATATGGGCATATGGGGTGTTGTACTGGCGGCGGGCATACTCGGTTCCGGTATCAGGCTTAGTGATTTTGCGCGCAACATGGCCGTTTGGGCTGTGATTATTCTGGCTCTGGTTGCAGCTTATCAATATCGCTATGAACTTCAGGATGTGGGCAGCCGAATAACCGCCGGCCTTATTCCCGGAAGTCCTATTTCGGGTCGCGCGTTGGATGGTTCTTTAACGGTCACGCTTGCCAAGTCTGCCAATGGGCACTTTGAAGTAAATGGCCGAGTTAATGGTGCGCGTGTATATTTCCTCGTTGATACAGGTGCATCATCGGTCGTTCTCTCCCAAGAAGACGCTGAACGTGCAGGAATAGATACATCGTCACTCGTTTATAATGTGCCGATAAACACTGCCAATGGCAGAGCAAGCGCTGCAAGCGTCACCATCACAAACTTACAGATTGGCGACATCGAACGCCAGAACATCCGCGCCATGGTTACGCAGGAAGGTCTGATGACCGGCAGTCTGCTCGGCATGAATTTCCTGCAAACACTGGGCGGTTTCAGTGTGCGCGGCGATCAACTGATTATGATGGATTGA